One window from the genome of Isachenkonia alkalipeptolytica encodes:
- a CDS encoding 16S rRNA (uracil(1498)-N(3))-methyltransferase — protein sequence MHRFFVDKCQVQEESAYITGEDAKHLEKVLRLKVGDIIELVVGEELEYLGEITVVEGKSTQVKLLELKQVQRESPLEITLYQGLPKASKMELIIQKAVELGIKRIVPVMNQRSVVQLKTKKDQQKKQERWQKIAYEAAKQSKRIKVPEITLPMEFNRALDNSFEEFQIVAYEDEEKKGIKDLTFLHGNKDQEVSRATIGLWVGPEGGFAEQEIESLKKIGANTVTLGPRILRTETAGLALLTMVQYESGDLGG from the coding sequence ATGCATCGGTTCTTTGTAGATAAGTGTCAAGTGCAAGAGGAATCAGCTTACATTACTGGAGAGGATGCAAAACATTTAGAAAAAGTGCTTCGTCTGAAGGTAGGGGATATCATTGAATTAGTGGTGGGAGAAGAATTGGAATATCTGGGGGAAATTACTGTTGTGGAGGGAAAAAGTACTCAAGTAAAACTCTTAGAGCTTAAGCAAGTTCAACGGGAATCTCCCTTGGAAATTACCCTGTATCAAGGCCTACCTAAGGCTTCAAAGATGGAGCTGATCATTCAAAAAGCCGTGGAGCTGGGGATTAAGCGTATTGTTCCCGTGATGAATCAGCGCTCCGTAGTGCAGCTTAAAACAAAAAAGGATCAACAAAAAAAGCAGGAGCGTTGGCAAAAGATTGCCTATGAAGCGGCAAAACAAAGCAAACGAATAAAAGTTCCGGAAATTACGCTACCGATGGAATTTAACCGGGCACTGGATAATTCCTTCGAAGAATTTCAAATAGTGGCCTATGAAGACGAGGAAAAAAAGGGCATAAAGGACTTAACCTTTTTGCATGGAAATAAGGACCAAGAGGTATCACGTGCTACTATTGGTCTATGGGTGGGTCCGGAGGGGGGCTTTGCTGAACAAGAAATTGAAAGCCTTAAAAAGATAGGTGCGAACACCGTAACCCTGGGGCCAAGAATTCTTCGAACGGAAACCGCGGGTCTGGCATTGCTTACCATGGTACAGTACGAAAGTGGCGATTTAGGAGGTTAA
- the mtaB gene encoding tRNA (N(6)-L-threonylcarbamoyladenosine(37)-C(2))-methylthiotransferase MtaB, producing the protein MKKVAFHTLGCKVNQYETHAMMELFKSADYDIVTDKDFADVYVINTCTVTNVGDRKSRQFIRKMKKLNPDAVVAVVGCYAQVAPEEVEGLEGVDIVIGTHGRKEIVRLVENKDEGRGSQFVEDIMQVYEFEDLALTEYEGKTRAFIKIQEGCNQYCTYCIIPYARGNIRSRNKELVLEEVNRLAEAGYREVVLTGIHIASYGKDLNEEHYFLELLQEINEVPGIFRIRLSSLEPNLIRESFLKELQKVNKLCPHFHLSLQSGSDRVLKRMNRKYNREEYQQAIQLLRQYFKNPALTTDVIVGFPGETEADFLDTYDLLNQLEFYEIHVFKYSPKKGTPAAEYKEQINGKTKQERSEKLIAMGEQLKKGYMKSFIGKKEEVLFESYDPEEKLSTGFTSRYVKVKGKSEVDLSKKMQPVKILDIREEKKDFFAECRIGI; encoded by the coding sequence TTGAAAAAAGTAGCATTTCACACCTTAGGTTGTAAGGTGAATCAATATGAAACCCATGCGATGATGGAACTCTTTAAAAGTGCGGACTACGACATTGTCACCGACAAAGATTTTGCCGATGTGTATGTGATCAACACCTGTACCGTAACCAATGTAGGGGACCGAAAATCACGACAATTTATTCGTAAGATGAAGAAGCTTAATCCCGACGCCGTTGTGGCGGTGGTCGGTTGTTATGCTCAGGTGGCTCCTGAAGAGGTGGAAGGCTTAGAAGGGGTGGACATTGTTATTGGTACCCACGGACGAAAGGAAATTGTCCGTCTGGTGGAAAACAAGGATGAGGGCCGGGGAAGTCAATTCGTGGAGGATATTATGCAGGTTTATGAATTTGAAGATCTGGCTCTCACGGAGTACGAAGGGAAAACCCGGGCTTTTATAAAAATTCAGGAAGGCTGCAATCAGTATTGTACCTACTGCATCATTCCCTATGCTCGAGGAAACATTCGAAGTCGAAACAAGGAACTGGTTTTGGAGGAAGTGAACCGCCTGGCAGAGGCCGGTTATCGAGAAGTGGTTTTAACAGGAATTCATATCGCATCCTATGGAAAAGATTTGAATGAGGAACATTACTTTTTAGAACTTCTTCAGGAAATCAACGAGGTTCCCGGGATTTTCAGGATTCGTTTAAGCTCCCTGGAGCCAAATTTGATTCGTGAATCCTTTCTTAAAGAACTGCAAAAAGTAAATAAGCTCTGCCCTCATTTCCATCTTTCTCTACAGAGCGGCTCCGATAGGGTGTTGAAGCGGATGAACCGAAAGTATAACCGGGAAGAGTACCAACAGGCGATACAATTGCTCCGACAATACTTTAAAAACCCAGCGCTCACCACGGATGTTATTGTGGGCTTTCCGGGAGAGACGGAAGCGGATTTTTTGGACACCTATGACCTGCTGAATCAATTGGAGTTCTATGAAATCCATGTATTTAAATATTCGCCGAAAAAAGGGACCCCGGCGGCAGAATACAAAGAACAGATTAACGGAAAGACAAAACAGGAACGCAGTGAAAAACTCATCGCTATGGGCGAGCAATTAAAAAAAGGATATATGAAATCTTTTATTGGAAAAAAAGAAGAGGTTTTATTTGAAAGTTATGATCCGGAAGAAAAGCTCAGTACCGGATTTACTTCAAGGTATGTAAAGGTGAAAGGAAAATCCGAAGTGGACTTATCGAAGAAAATGCAACCGGTAAAAATTCTAGATATTCGGGAAGAAAAGAAGGACTTTTTTGCTGAATGTCGAATTGGTATTTAA